The proteins below are encoded in one region of Mesoplasma melaleucae:
- a CDS encoding protein translocase SecDF, variant type: MNNKKSSFKRVTQVLCLCLIIASLVVSIVFSSLKIANKTNLNTRYSGGYDALVEIYDKKQNSTEDNSDSTPNGNASAASDSLQKKLSPFSDNTIDVKVVGKHRVSIRATKEQYQNNPKLFINAIEQDGGLMAFTQANNAYSDILFDDASIKKTTASENGVYNDKGNITNKLAISEIFGSVKYTPDKSQSNSGQQNSPFLTFEEGSKGSYLKNLTAATTTEGTSTTTPASLTVVSSFETILNNIREYFLQTPSEKELDTYLENYYWGILAPISSYYTSSTATAAEKAAIDDFFAISYKNEDGTSTSPVSLISGNVKKWWVENTPDESIFKNAGNMELMVKDLKALFYGVYDDKTSSNCSYSFTNNVSKYVIDPNSTTNDFKTTDDGKIGKYAKNFTFTSLTNSTSPTPPADLKIDKVSNAINNIMLTQVLFNQKSSTSTFSQYLEESVFDKNFIMINDSITQTGVSTASTMASRASFVPSAVYNGDTSQLKVKTRSATIAKTIEASISQTTSGFTFRVVKLTEFSPEITLYMLLASIIFLIILAIITMVFLIIAYRLLGLYTLIIAVTSVAVTLFAPTLFGIAIGIELYTLIFVMLGLVLESCILTIESFKKHLNKEKRSITESFKLSNRENLGIIIDSVILILIPNLIIFWVGTGSLKNFATVSTVSTAIILILIIVVFRLIIYITVKLEIFKKHPLWLPIDTKDIKSGVAIREKIKLSKLEYQLNVLTNKDKVSSKELLKIKKINDEIESLKQKIEKLENEYQLKQVNKNKAKAIKLNEKIEKLEKTDKKIRWYKKDWIAFLKVNRDVAKAISTKEETVVIEEAKTKRSQNWIFNINRIIIVLLLVFSVIGGIVAATVGPNYSNLFGKDNTYIVYGDYLYEFPGTHLDDVETKIAENVSEAKAAEFKAETLAIAERNGHTDVESGSDDKKFVAELSKYTVEYVFNNNLVKIFYSGYSSSTRLNSVIIGEDYGYNDESSSEQELMPYIQIELSSQTNITKTKRLLNSIFTGKTRLGSNYTNETRGILGMYQIPFTAYGQITQIIIAFGILLLILIIYILIRYKWTYYVALALALVVVVFITGSLVIMFRVPLSTEILVTMVSIVAFTIMSVIFILGKTKSLISIKTKNELRVEFDKEANAQMVLKHKVLEAIGNKKKLAKTNKDKIKAIKKKIVDLKLTKKSRFYMWDAFKACFKSNKNPEIADLRKEIKAIRKQNKVDLKLLKKEIWSIKKAGRKEITLILKENKFVKSLFVDSLRFGVNRLIYISGFYLLFAIILAVTIPSIAGVGITLLIGVFVANIVILTMLLPLLIWLEKRRIVSNYGRKEFISQTNVSQEEQIVKDIND; the protein is encoded by the coding sequence ATGAATAATAAAAAATCTTCATTTAAAAGGGTTACACAAGTTCTTTGTTTATGTTTAATAATAGCTTCATTAGTTGTATCAATTGTTTTTTCTTCGCTAAAAATTGCTAATAAAACTAACTTAAATACTAGATATTCAGGTGGGTATGATGCACTTGTTGAAATTTATGATAAAAAACAAAATTCAACTGAAGATAATTCTGACTCTACACCTAATGGAAATGCTTCAGCTGCTTCTGATTCTTTACAAAAGAAATTATCACCATTTTCAGATAATACAATTGATGTTAAAGTTGTAGGAAAACACAGGGTTTCAATTAGAGCAACTAAAGAACAATATCAAAATAATCCAAAATTATTCATTAATGCAATTGAACAAGATGGTGGATTAATGGCGTTCACTCAAGCAAACAATGCTTATTCAGATATTTTATTTGATGATGCCTCTATTAAAAAAACAACAGCTTCTGAAAATGGAGTTTATAATGATAAAGGAAACATTACAAATAAATTAGCAATTTCTGAAATTTTTGGTTCTGTTAAATATACACCTGATAAATCTCAAAGTAATTCAGGTCAACAAAACTCACCATTTTTAACTTTTGAAGAAGGATCAAAAGGAAGTTATTTAAAAAACCTAACAGCTGCTACAACAACTGAAGGTACATCAACAACAACACCTGCTTCTTTAACTGTTGTTTCATCATTTGAGACAATCTTAAATAACATAAGAGAGTACTTCTTACAAACTCCTAGTGAAAAAGAATTAGATACTTACTTAGAAAACTATTACTGAGGAATTTTAGCACCAATTTCAAGTTACTATACTAGTTCAACTGCAACAGCAGCTGAAAAAGCAGCAATAGATGACTTTTTTGCTATTTCTTATAAAAATGAAGATGGAACTTCAACTTCACCTGTTTCATTAATATCAGGTAACGTAAAAAAATGATGAGTTGAAAATACACCAGATGAATCAATCTTTAAAAATGCTGGTAACATGGAATTAATGGTTAAAGACTTAAAAGCTTTATTCTACGGTGTTTATGATGACAAAACAAGTTCAAATTGCAGCTACAGTTTTACAAATAATGTTAGCAAATATGTAATTGATCCAAACTCTACAACAAACGATTTTAAAACTACTGATGATGGAAAAATAGGAAAATATGCTAAAAATTTCACTTTTACATCATTGACTAATTCAACATCTCCAACTCCACCTGCTGATTTAAAAATTGATAAAGTTTCTAATGCTATTAATAACATTATGTTAACTCAAGTATTGTTTAATCAAAAATCATCAACTTCTACATTCTCACAATATTTAGAAGAATCTGTTTTTGATAAAAACTTTATTATGATTAATGATTCTATTACACAAACTGGTGTTTCAACAGCAAGCACAATGGCTTCAAGAGCAAGCTTTGTTCCTAGTGCAGTTTATAATGGAGATACAAGTCAATTAAAAGTTAAAACAAGATCAGCAACAATTGCAAAAACAATTGAAGCATCGATTTCACAAACAACTTCAGGATTTACTTTTAGAGTTGTTAAATTAACAGAATTTAGTCCAGAAATAACATTATACATGTTATTAGCTTCAATTATTTTCTTAATTATATTAGCTATAATAACAATGGTGTTCTTGATTATTGCATATAGATTATTAGGACTATACACTTTAATTATTGCGGTAACTTCTGTGGCGGTAACTTTATTCGCTCCAACCTTATTTGGAATTGCAATTGGAATTGAATTGTACACATTAATCTTTGTAATGTTGGGATTAGTTCTAGAATCATGTATTCTCACAATCGAATCGTTTAAAAAGCATTTAAACAAAGAAAAACGTTCAATTACTGAATCATTTAAATTATCAAATAGAGAAAATTTAGGAATTATTATTGACTCAGTTATTTTAATCTTAATTCCAAACTTAATTATCTTTTGAGTTGGAACAGGATCATTGAAAAACTTTGCTACTGTATCTACAGTTTCAACAGCAATTATCTTAATCTTAATTATTGTTGTATTTAGATTAATAATTTACATAACTGTTAAATTAGAAATTTTCAAAAAGCATCCTTTATGACTTCCAATTGATACAAAAGATATTAAATCTGGAGTTGCTATTCGTGAAAAAATTAAATTATCTAAATTAGAATATCAATTAAATGTTTTAACAAATAAAGACAAAGTTAGTTCAAAAGAATTATTAAAAATTAAAAAAATTAATGATGAAATTGAATCGTTAAAACAAAAAATTGAAAAATTAGAAAATGAATATCAATTAAAACAAGTTAATAAAAATAAAGCAAAAGCAATTAAGTTAAATGAAAAAATTGAAAAATTAGAAAAAACTGATAAAAAAATTCGTTGATACAAAAAAGATTGAATTGCATTCTTAAAAGTTAACCGTGATGTTGCAAAAGCAATTTCAACAAAAGAAGAAACTGTTGTTATTGAAGAAGCAAAAACAAAACGTAGTCAAAATTGAATATTTAACATTAATAGAATAATTATTGTTTTATTACTTGTTTTCTCAGTAATTGGTGGAATTGTTGCTGCAACTGTTGGACCAAACTACTCAAACTTATTTGGAAAAGATAATACATATATTGTTTATGGTGATTATTTATATGAATTCCCAGGAACTCATTTAGATGATGTTGAAACAAAAATTGCTGAAAATGTTTCTGAAGCAAAAGCTGCTGAATTCAAAGCTGAAACATTAGCAATAGCAGAAAGAAATGGCCATACTGATGTTGAATCTGGTTCAGATGATAAAAAATTTGTTGCTGAGTTAAGTAAATACACTGTTGAATATGTATTTAACAATAATTTAGTTAAAATCTTCTATTCAGGATATAGTTCATCAACTAGATTAAATTCAGTTATTATTGGTGAAGATTATGGTTACAATGATGAATCAAGTTCAGAACAAGAATTAATGCCATATATTCAAATTGAATTATCAAGTCAAACAAATATTACAAAAACAAAAAGATTATTAAATAGTATATTTACTGGAAAAACTCGTTTAGGAAGTAATTATACAAATGAGACAAGAGGAATTCTTGGAATGTATCAAATTCCATTTACTGCTTATGGTCAAATTACACAAATCATTATTGCATTTGGAATATTATTGTTAATTCTAATCATTTACATTCTAATTAGATACAAATGAACTTATTATGTTGCATTAGCACTAGCCCTTGTTGTTGTGGTTTTTATCACAGGATCACTTGTTATTATGTTCAGAGTGCCATTAAGTACAGAAATTTTAGTAACTATGGTTTCAATCGTAGCCTTTACAATCATGTCTGTCATATTCATTCTTGGTAAAACTAAATCATTGATTTCAATTAAAACTAAAAATGAATTAAGAGTAGAATTTGATAAAGAAGCAAATGCTCAAATGGTACTTAAACATAAAGTACTTGAAGCAATTGGAAATAAGAAAAAATTAGCTAAAACTAATAAAGACAAAATTAAAGCTATTAAGAAAAAAATCGTTGATCTTAAATTAACTAAAAAATCAAGATTCTACATGTGAGATGCATTTAAAGCTTGCTTTAAATCAAATAAAAATCCAGAAATTGCTGATTTAAGAAAAGAAATTAAAGCAATTAGAAAACAAAATAAAGTTGATTTAAAACTGTTAAAAAAAGAAATCTGATCAATTAAAAAGGCGGGAAGAAAAGAAATTACATTAATCCTAAAAGAAAACAAATTTGTTAAATCATTATTTGTTGATTCATTAAGATTTGGTGTAAATAGATTAATTTATATTTCTGGATTCTACTTATTATTTGCAATTATTTTAGCAGTTACAATTCCATCAATTGCTGGAGTTGGAATTACATTATTAATTGGAGTATTTGTGGCTAATATTGTTATTTTAACTATGTTACTACCATTATTAATCTGATTAGAAAAACGTAGAATAGTTTCAAACTATGGTAGAAAAGAATTCATTTCTCAAACTAATGTTTCACAAGAAGAACAAATAGTCAAAGATATTAATGATTAA
- a CDS encoding adenine phosphoribosyltransferase, with the protein MDLKKYILNVKDFPIKDVYFKDVTPLLNDADAFAYVVDQMAKFVVDCKANVVVAPEARGFLFASAVAYKSHTRFVLVRKPGKLPREVIDIEYTLEYGTNHQQMHKGDIKPGDKVVIIDDVLATGGTIEAIVKLVEMQDGKVEGVSFLIDLPFLHSEDLLQEYKVQKLVKY; encoded by the coding sequence ATGGATTTAAAAAAATATATCCTAAATGTAAAAGACTTTCCAATTAAAGATGTCTATTTTAAAGATGTGACCCCCTTATTAAATGATGCAGACGCATTTGCTTATGTAGTTGATCAAATGGCTAAATTTGTTGTTGACTGTAAAGCAAACGTTGTAGTAGCACCAGAAGCAAGAGGATTCTTGTTTGCAAGTGCTGTAGCTTATAAATCACACACAAGATTTGTTTTAGTTAGAAAACCAGGTAAATTGCCACGTGAAGTAATTGATATTGAATACACATTAGAATATGGTACAAATCACCAACAAATGCATAAAGGTGATATTAAACCTGGTGATAAAGTTGTAATCATTGATGATGTACTAGCGACTGGTGGAACAATTGAAGCAATTGTTAAATTAGTTGAAATGCAAGATGGTAAAGTTGAAGGAGTTTCATTCTTAATCGATTTACCATTCTTACATAGTGAAGATTTACTACAGGAATACAAAGTTCAAAAACTTGTTAAATATTAA
- a CDS encoding RelA/SpoT family protein: MLPRRTSKRASTNLNIVEIKEYATLENELKKYIKDRKALNKIREAYLFAEKMHSEQKRRNGDPYIYHPLSTAYYLAQLQMGPKTIKAGLLHDVVEDTPVTVEEIEQKFGKEIASLVESVTKVSYFAEENREQIKSEYLRKLYISMAKDIRVIIIKIADRLHNMLTIENLPEDKQRVIAKETLTIYAAIAHRIGMKNAKSKLEDMAFKVLNPKDFEHIEHLIEKGRESRDVNIAKTIDDISVFLRKEKHIKIVDIFGREKTIYSIYRKMNVKGKQFEELHDLVAIRIIARSADDCYKILGYLHQKYLPLSGRFKDHIAIPKNNVYQSLHTTLSDNKGMFFEVQIRTQQMDDVAEAGAAAHWRYKEGEVVDIVKRQKQIDEQIDIFSRILDLTDQINEEENSSEKELENQLQKDVFGSMIYVLTPTQNVITLPYGATVLDFAYRIHTEIGEKTTGAKIDGLFSPINTVLESGQVVEIKTSSKQQPTHEWLKIATTSNAKNRIRKYLAHKLKEDNSFEEDRKELAKKTENLINSYINQKELKWKRMSPAEILENVKKAGYANLEEFLISVGKGELSIVDATDKFFINHNFSKDEEALRSIKSKTINDQTLKNDIVIDGITNIKTSIASCCMPIPYEDVIGYVGKSGNGIKVHLKECYNLYTNEENKRLVQVQWNSAVAENSLYTTKLKYFATDRPNLLYDISRALTNLKATTINVKLGLDPKTLLVNGELTIKVKSSAQLNQIILTIKSIANIIDCERAVKSIK; encoded by the coding sequence ATGTTACCTAGAAGAACTAGTAAGAGAGCATCAACAAACTTGAATATTGTTGAAATCAAAGAATATGCTACTTTAGAAAATGAATTAAAAAAATATATTAAAGATCGTAAAGCGTTAAATAAAATTAGGGAAGCCTATTTATTTGCTGAAAAGATGCATAGTGAACAAAAACGCAGAAATGGCGATCCTTATATTTATCACCCACTTTCAACAGCTTATTATTTAGCACAACTTCAAATGGGACCAAAAACAATTAAAGCTGGTCTATTACATGATGTTGTTGAAGACACACCTGTTACAGTTGAAGAGATTGAACAAAAATTTGGTAAAGAAATCGCTTCACTTGTAGAATCTGTTACAAAAGTAAGTTATTTTGCTGAAGAAAATCGTGAACAAATTAAATCTGAATACTTAAGAAAACTTTATATATCAATGGCTAAAGATATTAGGGTTATTATTATTAAAATTGCTGATAGACTTCATAATATGTTAACAATTGAAAACTTACCAGAAGATAAACAAAGAGTTATAGCAAAAGAAACTTTGACTATTTATGCAGCAATTGCTCATCGTATTGGAATGAAAAATGCAAAATCTAAATTAGAAGATATGGCGTTTAAAGTATTAAATCCAAAAGACTTTGAACATATTGAACACTTAATTGAAAAAGGCCGTGAATCAAGGGATGTAAATATTGCTAAAACAATTGATGACATTTCAGTTTTCTTACGAAAAGAAAAACATATTAAAATTGTTGATATTTTTGGACGTGAAAAAACAATATATTCAATTTACCGAAAAATGAATGTTAAAGGTAAACAATTTGAAGAACTACATGACTTAGTGGCAATTAGAATCATTGCAAGATCAGCTGATGATTGTTACAAAATTTTAGGATATTTACACCAAAAATATTTACCATTATCTGGTAGATTTAAAGATCATATCGCAATACCTAAAAATAATGTTTATCAATCATTACATACAACTTTAAGTGACAATAAAGGAATGTTTTTTGAAGTTCAAATTAGGACTCAACAAATGGATGACGTTGCTGAAGCTGGAGCAGCTGCTCACTGAAGATATAAAGAAGGTGAAGTTGTAGATATTGTTAAACGTCAAAAACAAATTGATGAACAAATTGATATATTCAGTAGAATTTTAGATTTAACTGATCAAATTAATGAAGAAGAAAATTCATCAGAAAAAGAATTAGAAAATCAATTACAAAAAGATGTATTTGGTTCAATGATTTATGTTTTAACACCAACTCAAAATGTGATAACTTTACCATATGGAGCAACTGTATTAGATTTTGCTTACAGAATACATACAGAAATTGGTGAAAAAACAACTGGAGCTAAAATTGATGGCTTATTTTCACCAATTAATACAGTTTTAGAATCAGGTCAAGTTGTTGAAATTAAAACTTCATCAAAACAGCAACCAACGCATGAATGATTAAAAATAGCTACTACTTCAAACGCTAAGAATAGAATTAGAAAATACTTAGCACATAAATTAAAAGAAGATAATTCTTTTGAAGAAGATCGTAAAGAGTTAGCTAAAAAAACTGAAAACTTAATTAATTCATATATTAATCAAAAAGAATTAAAATGAAAAAGAATGTCACCAGCTGAAATTTTAGAAAATGTTAAAAAAGCAGGTTATGCAAACTTAGAAGAATTTTTAATTAGTGTTGGTAAAGGTGAACTGTCAATTGTTGATGCTACTGATAAATTCTTTATCAATCATAATTTCTCAAAAGATGAAGAAGCTTTAAGAAGTATTAAATCAAAAACAATTAATGATCAAACTTTAAAAAATGATATTGTAATTGATGGGATAACAAATATTAAAACTTCAATTGCAAGTTGTTGTATGCCAATTCCTTATGAAGATGTAATTGGATATGTTGGTAAGTCAGGAAATGGGATTAAAGTCCATTTAAAAGAATGTTATAACTTATATACAAATGAAGAAAATAAACGATTAGTTCAAGTTCAATGAAACTCAGCGGTTGCTGAAAATAGTTTATACACAACTAAACTAAAATATTTCGCAACAGACCGTCCAAATCTTTTATATGACATCTCAAGAGCATTGACAAATTTAAAAGCTACAACAATAAATGTTAAACTAGGACTTGATCCTAAAACCTTATTGGTTAATGGTGAATTAACAATTAAAGTAAAAAGTTCAGCACAATTAAATCAAATCATTTTAACAATTAAATCAATTGCAAATATTATAGATTGTGAAAGAGCTGTAAAAAGTATTAAATAG
- the coaE gene encoding dephospho-CoA kinase (Dephospho-CoA kinase (CoaE) performs the final step in coenzyme A biosynthesis.), with protein MIIGVYGTIGAGKTTISNKIKKLKFKVINADLIAKEVINYRDIQSQLKKTFPEAFVNDNFDRRRLRKAISNNETKMNKLNSIVWPEIKNQISLLIQTNSGNIVIDAALLPELELPVDKYIRVKSNLLTTLFRVKKRDKIPFKETFSIYKQQKQRIKYYNLDNEIIIVNDFWTKKISYKQLHKKIFK; from the coding sequence ATGATAATTGGAGTATATGGTACTATTGGTGCTGGTAAGACAACTATTTCTAATAAAATAAAGAAATTAAAATTTAAGGTAATTAACGCTGATTTAATTGCCAAGGAAGTAATTAACTACAGAGATATTCAATCTCAGTTAAAAAAAACATTTCCTGAAGCTTTTGTTAATGACAATTTTGATCGAAGAAGATTAAGAAAAGCTATTTCAAATAATGAAACTAAAATGAATAAATTAAATTCAATTGTTTGACCTGAAATTAAAAATCAAATTAGCCTTTTAATTCAAACAAACTCAGGAAATATTGTAATAGATGCAGCATTGCTTCCAGAACTTGAATTACCTGTTGATAAATATATCAGAGTTAAATCTAATCTTTTAACAACTTTATTTAGAGTTAAAAAAAGGGATAAAATACCGTTTAAAGAAACATTTTCAATTTATAAACAGCAAAAACAAAGAATTAAATACTATAATTTAGACAATGAAATAATCATTGTTAATGACTTTTGAACAAAAAAAATTTCATATAAACAATTACATAAGAAAATTTTTAAATAA